The genomic stretch gCTTGGGATGCTATCACTTCGGACCCCGTGGTGGGCACAGATCAGgccgaggggagcttttggaggcgcgtcatgtTTGCATACGAGGAGTTCAAACCCGACGGCGCCGAGAGGCGCGACCCAGAACAACTCCGGAAAAAGTGGGGTAGGATTCTCCATGCGACCAAGCGGTTCGCttccatatacgagaacaaccttcgccacgctgagagtggccgcAGCGCAACAGATGTTAAGAACCTGTCTGATGGCCAATACCACAcggagggctggccgaagtttACCTTGTGGGAagagtatcttgtcctcgcggattgtccgaaattcaggtcgatcgtgGCGAACGAGGTGGGAACAGCTCCTGGGCCAaagcgcacaaggcacaaccttgtCGGCGACTACAGTAGTGGAAGCGGCTCGCAAgagttcgagcagtccgacgaacaagtcgaagagccagccgaTACTCACACTAGGCGACGACGGCCCATGGGACAACAtgcctctatccgcagcgccagagggggTAGAAGGGCCTCCCGCCTATCGGCGGGCGCGTCCGGATCGCGCATCCACCAGCCCGCCCCAATCCCATagcccacggtgcaaccccacgaggtattgaccaataccatagacgtgcagttgatgcaacaactgcaagatgtatgcaggtcatacgcaggggaaactgacccgtacgtcaggaacgtctacaagaggctcatcactcggattgagagtcgactggggttggttgataatgcgcctggggataccgcggccggcagcagcgagagaggatgaggagaagaagaagaagaggaagacgaggaagccgactccgacaccgagtagacggtggcgaagttttgtagttgtattttattttaattattcgttgtataattttaccggtttgcaatacaacgaatattcggccataattacctcgtattctagttatttacactgcgattatttaaattacacttgattgaaactaaaaatattttaaaatgaaaattgattataaaatttgggggctattggaggtgtccattATAGtagcggaaatagaattttaagACTATGGATaataaaattggggctatggacaaaaattgGGGCTGgactattgggcgtgtccgcttTACAGTGGACACCCTTATTAGGGCTTGGCCACAAAAACCCAAAGAAAAATTGGAAATTGCGTCTCTcccactctttctctctctcacacacagacacactctgAGTTGGGGAATTCTAGTTTGAGTAAAAGATTTCCGGCATATTCGGAAAATCGCCGGCCATCAGATCGATCCGCCGGGCCCTTCGATTTCGCGCCAAAAATCCCAAATTTTTCTGGATAAAAGATGGTTTGATGCGATTTTAGGCGGAAGTATATATGTGAAGATGCGTGCCCTTAAATGCGGGACATGTGTCGGATGCATcgaattttgaattatttgggaTCGGAATTGCAGCACCACAGCGTTTAGGTTCCGCAGCAAAGGTTCAATTGTCACACAGGGACTTATCGCCTGCGAGTGACTGATTTTTGTGATTTCTCTTTTTTTGAGGAGATCTAAGGTGTTTGCTGAAATTGCTCTCATTGGTGAGCTCACACAAGTTGTTTCTATAGGCCGTGGCCTCGAGACAACGtcgtttgattttttaaaattattccaAGGTGGAGATTGGGGGCACTCTTGTTTCTGTGGGGGTTTCTCTGAACTTACTGCATGCAATCCGGTGGTGGCCATGGCCGGAGTAATGCCGCTTCGGCCTCTGCTTCTCCGTCCTCGTCATCATCCGCTGCGTCCGCATTTGATCAGCAGCAACAGCAGAGACAACAGCAAAGACAGGTGAAACCTCACGTCCTTTCTTGAGTTCTTCCAAGTTTCATCCTTCCGCTGGTACATTGGAAATTAGTCTAATTATTAAATGCGTGAAGTAAATCTTGATTCTGTTGACGACTCTAAACCCACTTATTTATGTGTAGCCCCTCCCCCCGTCTCCCGACATACCTTTTGCTGTCAGCCATGACTTTTCTATCTGATACTAAGAATTGATTGTTTCTAATTAGTGTGTTTTGGAGGTGGTTATTCCTATGTGCATCCTCTTCTCCCTTTCTCTTCTGTTGGGTGTATTTAAAACAAATTTATTATGGAGACTAGGTGTAATGATTCAAAATAGCAAATGTAACATATTTATTGGCTATAATTTTTTATGTAAAGGTAGATGCAAACAATTTCGTGTACACCTGGGAAAGTAAAACAACTTACTTtgctaaatttattttttgactTCGACTCTACCCAACCACCTTCGTGTCATCATCCACATGATATAATTCTGCCTTCAGAATTAATGTATTTGTTGTTAGTTTGGACTTTGTCAAGTTTCTGCTTCTATAGTGTTTGTCATTTCAGCTTCGTGGATCTTGGTTCTTTGCATAGGAATTTCCTTGCAATGTTTTCAAGCTACAAGActgcatttttttttgttctagtaATTTCACTTAAACAGCTCCTATTGGCGTGTGACCAACTTTGAATGTCGTTGCAGTCGATGGCTCAACAGTTTCTGAGGAAACCTGAAGGGAATGATGCCATTCTGTCGTACCAAGCTGGCACAATACAAGGAACCCCAGGGGCGACCAATTTTTCTGCAGCATCTGGCTCCACACAGCTGCCTCAACAGCCCAGGAAGTTCATTGATTTGGGCCAGCAGCATGGTTCCCCCAATAATCCGGACCAAAGTTATAATAGAAGTCAAGGTGTTGAGCAACAGATGTTGAATCCGATCCAACAAGCTTATTTGCAGTATGCATTTCAGTCAGCCCAACAGAAACCTACCTTAGGAATGCAATCGCAGCAGCAGGTGAGACCAGCAATGTTTGGTTCTCTTGGAAAAGATCAAGAAATGAGGATGGCAAACATGAAAATGCAAGAGCTGGTGTCCATGCAAGCAGCAAATCAGTGTCAGGGTTCCTCCTCCAAGAAACCCTCCGAGCAGGTTGTTCAGAGTGATAAACATGCGGATAACAGACATCGGCCTATGCCTGATCAGAGAAGTGAATCCAAACTCAACCATCCTCCATTAGGTGGTCAGGGAATCCAACCTGCACCTCTGCAAGCTCTACAATCTCAGCAAAATATCATGAACATGCCAAACAATCAGATAGCTATGGCTGCACAGATGCAGGCAATGCAGGCATTGGCTCTTGAGCATAATATTGATCTGTCACATCCTGCAAATGCAAATGTGGTTGCGCAGCTTATTCCATTAATGCACTCCAGGATGGCTGCTCAACAAAAAGCTAATGAAAATAATACTGGTATCCCTTCTGTATCCTTTGGTAAACAGCATGTTACCTCACCGTCAGTTGGAAATGAAGGTTCTCCCCATGGTAATTCCTCAAGTGACGTGTCAGGACAATCTGGGTCTTCCAAAGTTAAGCAGGCAGTTTCACCTAGTACTCTTGGGGTGAGTTCCAATGCAGCTCTACCTAACAATTGTAGCAGCACGTCTGCCCAACAGTTCTCTGTGCCACATATGCCCCCTAGGCAGCATTCCTCTCTTGGTCATGGAATGCCTCCTATGCATCCTTCGCAGTCACCAGGGAATCTGAGCCAAGGAGTTGACAGTTTTCTTGCAAAAACTTCTGTTGCAGAAGCTTCTCAGGCACAAAACGCCAGACAACTTAATCAGTCTCCTCAATCTGTAACTCCATCTAATGATGGGGATTTGTGTAATCCATCAACATCTCAGGGGGGACCCAGTTCACAGATGAGACAATTGCACACTGGTTTTACCAAGCAGCAGTTGCATGTACTTAAAGCACAGATACTTGCATTTAGGCGTCTAAAGGTTAGAATATATTTCTACACCCTCCTATAGTTTGCTCTGGATTGTTTTTACAAAACTGTTTATGACTATCTGTTCATATTTCATTCTGATAGTTTCATAGATACTTACACTGACTTATCAAGTTCTCTCTTTGCTTTATTAGCAAAGAGGCGATGTAACTTTGCCGCGTGAACTGCTCCAAGCTATTGCTCCCCCACCACTTGATTTACAAATGCAACAGCTGATTCCACCTCCCACAAATGCTGGCAAGGACAAATTAGCTGGAGAAACTGCAGAGGAGCACACCAAACATGTGGAGTACAGTGAGAAAGGGGCCGGGGCTGCAAAATCTGTAGCTGGATTAGTTAATATGAAAACAGAAGGTCCAGGAGATGATAGGGCTGCTGCTGCCGCAACTGCGACCATTCAGAACTCTGTTGTTGCAGCAAAGGAGCGGAGGTTTGTGGGTCCTCCTGGAAAAGAAGAGCCGCAGCATATTGGTAGTTCTGGGAAATCCGAACAGGAGTCTGAACCGGGCAATCAGAAAACACTTGTCAGGATTGATGTTGCTGCAGACAGGGGTAAAGGAATTGCCTCACAGTCAAGTGCTTCAGATCCAGTGCAGGTTAAGAAACCCATTCAAGCAAGTAATACATCCCAACCTAAGGATTCTAGTTCTACACGAAAATATCATGGGCCGTTATTTGATTTCCCTGTTTTCACCAGAAAACATGAGAGCCTTGGATCCTCTATGATGAACAACAATAGTAACTTAATTTTAGCTTATGATATTAAAGATCTTTTTGCTGATGAAGGTGGAGAGATCCACAAAAGGAAAAGGGCcgaaaaaattgggaaaattgataaaatactTGCTGTGAACTTAGAGAGGAAGAGAATCAGACCAGATCTTGTTATTCGGCTACAAATTGAATCAAAGAAACTTCAGCTTGTTAAGTGCCAGGCACGCTTGAGGGATGAGATTGAGCAGCAGCAACAAGAAATAATGGCTATGCCTGATAGACCATATAGGAAATTCGTTCGACTGTGTGAACGTCAGCGACAGGAGCTTAACCGACAATCACAGGCTAATCAGAAGGCAACTAGGGAGAAGCAACTAAAATCCATATTTCATTGGCGCAAAAAGCTCCTCGAGGCACATTGGGCTTCCCGTGATGCTCGAACCACCCGCAATAGAGGAGTGCATAAATATCATGAAAAGATGTTGAGAGAGTTCTCCAAAATGAAGGATGATGATCGTAATAAAAGAATGGAAGCCTTGAAAAATAATGATGTGGAAAGATATAGAGAGATGCTTCTGGAACAACAAACTAACTTACCTGGGGAGGCTGCAGAAAGATATGCTGTTCTCTCATCATTTTTAAGTCAAACTGAGGAGTATCTTCACAAATTGGGCAGTAAAATAACAGCCACTAAAAATCagcaggaggttgaggaggcAGCTAATGCTGCTGCCACCACTGCACGTGCACATGTATTCTCTCTATTCTTCTCTCCCCTCCTCTTCCGTATTAAGCATATAAAAGGATCAATGTAGTATCATCTCCACTTCGAAAACATCAAGTAAAAAAGTAACTGCTCTGTGTTTGCTAAGCGTAAAACTCAAATGATCATACTTTGATAAGTTTCTCTAAGAAATTGTCTTCAAATGAGAAATCAAGTTGTCTGATGCTTAAATATGACTGTTCACATCAGCTATGCATATACGAGAATGAAATTCTCACACTTCTTTATTAATATTTGGAAAAGTGGGAAGATGTTACCGGAAATATATGTAGCATCATCAATCTTGTATAGTATACACCAACCTGTTTTCACTATGCTTTTCCGACTCCATAATGGTTCTTTACGACATTTTCCAGTTCAGTTATAATTGAACACAATGATGGCTTCTCTACATAAGAGCAAGGACAATTGGATTTGGTGTCTCATTGACTTGTATCTCTTAATGTCTTCTTTTAACCCCTATGTTCCTCTAATGAATGTATTTATCCTATATTTATGTTTGTTATTTGCTAATTTGtggcttcagatacttcagtaTTCTCATTTATGTCTTTTCTGGATACAAGGGTCTCTCGGAAGAGGAAGTAAGAGCTGCTGCTGCCTGTGCGAGAGATGAAGTCATGATAAGGAACCGGTTTTCTGAGATGAATGCACCAAGAGATAGTCAGTCTGTTAACAAGTATGCCACAGCTagcttatttttatttcatttctcatAATATATGGATGTTCATTTCTCATAATATATGGATGCCATTAGAGAGTAATTTTGGATcagatatttttaatttcatcctGAATTATTACCATATGCTTAATGTTTCTATCATACATATTGGACAGACCATGTGGGTGCCGTCTGTATCTTTATGTAATTTAGACCTAAAACATCTTCCTGTCATACTTAAATTAGATTTTAGCATAAAATCTTCTTTTTCCCCTTTTCGTGGTTTCTACCAGGTACTACAATCTGGCACATGCTGTGAATGAAAGGGTCATAAGGCAGCCTTCAATGCTACGAGCTGGAACTCTACGAGACTATCAACTTGTTAGTTGCGGTTTAGTTTGAACTGTGTGATTGACCCTTAATTGAACAGCTCTGCATGTTAGTTTCTCTGCACATTGCCAGTAGTTATTGATCTAGATGTACTCAATTATGCAGGTTGGTTTGCAGTGGATGCTATCATTATACAATAACAAATTAAATGGCATTTTAGCAGATGAGATGGGTCTGGGAAAAACGGTGCAGGTGAGACAGTTCTGATTAATAATTATTCAAAAGTTTGGGTCTTCTTATGCTTAAAGAGTCGCAATGTCTTCTACACATGATATTACCTGAGTTTTGAAAGCTTATAACCTCAAAAGGAGCTGAGTTGAGCTGATGAGCAGGACTGCACTGCAGGAGGCTCAAGCTCAAATTATTTCTTTTACCTAGGCTCGAGCTTGGATCAAGCTCAATTTCAAGCTTTTTTAGTTAAGTTGTGTTGGGTTTGTGAATGACCCATTTATTAACTAAAATGGGGCTTTCTTGAGCTTGGCTCGGAAGCATTATAGCATATGATCAGTTCTAGCTCTAGACGAAATGTGTTTATTAAGTTTTAGCatacaaaatggaaaaaagcTCAATTGAGTTTCCTTTAGTTTGAACTTCTGGACAAGTGGGCATGCTCGGAAGCATATAAACTAATTGAACTTGAACTTGAGCTCTGTAAGATGCTGACAAACATCAATGCtgaaaaataaaagattgaATACTTCGGGGCTTGAGCTTGTCTTGGATTTTTTTCGTGCTTGAAATTGGCTCATTCTTGGTCGTTTGGTTGAGGATTATTTATAATAGAATTTTTTCCCTGAATCAAGATTCATGAATCTCATTTATTTCCCTTAAAACTTATGTCCTTTAAACAAACAGCCTTACTTATTTGTGTTTGTGAAGTTTCATTTGTGCTTATATTTGAAATTTTGCTCAAATTTTTGTTTATGCAGGTGATGGCCTTGATTGCTCATTTGATGGAATTCAAAGGAAATTATGGCCCTCATCTTATTATTGTTCCCAATGCTGTACTTGTCAACTGGAAGGTAAGAGATTCATTGTAGCACCTGTTTGAATTCTTAGAAGTATCTAACTGTAACATCTCTGTTTTTTGTCTTAGAGTGAATTGCATAATTGGCTTCCGAGTGTTTCCTGTATATATTATGTTGGTGGGAAAGACCAAAGGGCGAAATTGTTTTCTCAAGTAAGAAGAGAATAATTTCATAGTTAAACTCTTTGCTTCATAATATTCTTCAATGTTATCAATTCCGTTTGTTTCATCTACTGTGTAGGAAGTGCTAGCCATGAAGTTTAATGTGCTTGTAACGACCTATGAGTTCATCATGTATGATCGTTCAAAACTTTCAAAAATTGAttggaaatatattataattgatGAAGCACAACGGATGAAGGACAGAGAGTCAGTATTAGCTCGTGACCTTGATCGGTATCGCTGCCAAAGGCGGTTGCTTCTTACCGGGACACCATTGCAGGTATGATTTTGTTATGATTGGATATATGTTTTGTGGAGTAGAAGTTATTTCCTTGAGTTTTGTATTAATTCAAATAATTCATTCTATTTAACTGCCCCATACATTCTTTTCTGGTTATACTTGATCTGgaaagtattattttttgacTGGACATGGAGTTTTAGAAAAGATGAAGGGGTGATATTCTTGATTACTTTTGCCGTATTGACCATCAAAGTAGTAGTTAAGTTGAAATCGTTAGGACTCTTAGGTAGGAAAATTTTATCTGGAAAATTCCTTAAGAAAATGAAGTGGTAACTTGGGATAGAAGGGTGCGATTCAATTCCATTATGTTGACAATAAGTCTCATTGAATGTAGCATCTATAGAATTGATCTGCTACATATTAGCATATAAGCAACTATGATGTGAGACTGCGAGTACTAGTCAACTTTTGTTGTTAACAAATACTTATAGTGGTGCTCAGAGCAGCCATAACTTGTAGTACTCCTTCCTTTATCACAACAAAACTGAAACATGTTTCTTACATCTTCAAACCTTGTATTAATCTTTTCTTGCACTTTATCAGAATGATCTTAAAGAGCTTTGGTCTCTTTTAAACCTACTGCTCCCAGAAGTTTTTGATAATAGAAAAGCATTTCATGATTGGTTCTCTCAACCATTTCAAAAAGAAGGGCCTGCACATGAAGATGACTGGCTCGAGACAGAGAAGAAGGTGATAATTATCCATAGACTACATCAAATATTGGAACCTTTTATGCTTCGGCGGCGTGTTGAAGATGtagaaggatcacttcctccGAAGGTATGTTGTTACTATTCTAATGTCATTGTTACAAAATTGTTTCtgaataaatttgaaaatgcaGGTCTCGATTGTTTTGAAATGTCGAATGTCTGCAATACAGGGTGCCATTTATGATTGGATTAAATCAACTGGTACTCTTAGGGTTGACCCTGAAGATGAATATCGCAAGTGTCAaaagaatcaaaattatcaGGCTAAAACTTACAAAACATTAAACAATAGATGCATGGAGTTAAGAAAAGCTTGCAACCATCCATTGCTAAACTACCCATATTTCAGTGACTTCTCAAAGGATTTTCTTGTGAGGTCTTGTGGAAAATTGTGGGTTCTGGATAGAGTTTTGATGAAGCTTCAGAGAACGGGACATAGGGTACTGCTCTTTAGTACCATGACCAAACTTCTTGATATAATGGAGGAATATTTGCAGTGGCGAAGGCTTGTTTTCAGAAGAATTGATGGGATGACTAGCTTGGAAGACCGCGAAAGTGCTATTGTGGAGTTTAATCGGCCAGGCACTGATTGTTTTATCTTCTTACTTAGCATTCGTGCTGCTGGACGGGGTCTCAATCTTCAGTCTGCTGACACAGTGATTATATATGATCCGGATCCAAACCCAAAAAATGAGGAACAGGCTGTTGCTCGTGCCCACCGTATTGGGCAGACGAGGGAGGTGAAAGTAATTTACATGGAAGCTGTGGTTGGCAAAATATCCAGTCATCAGAAAGAGGACGAGTTCAGGAGTGGTGGAGTAGTTGATTCAGATGATGACCTTGCTGGCAAGGACCGGTATGTTGGTTCAATTGAGAGCTTGATTCGGAATAATATTCAACAGTATAAGATTGACATGGCTGATGAAGTTATAAATGCTGGGCGGTTTGACCAGAGGACTACACATGAAGAGAGACGACTAACTTTAGAAACACTGTTGCATGATGAAGAAAGATACCAAGAAACAGTTCACGACGTTCCTTCTCTTCACGAGGTAAACCGTATGATTGCTCGGAGTGAGGAAGAAGTGGAGCTCTTTGATCAAATGGATGAAGAACTTGACTGGGCAGAGGACATGACTCGATATGATCAGGTCCCTGATTGGCTTCGTGCTAATACACAAGAAGTAAATACTACAATTGCTAATTTATCAAAGAAGCCATCAAAGAATGCTTTATATGGTGGGATGCAACCTCCTGTTGAAGTGGCTTCTGAGATTTCTGAGAGGAGGAGAGGGCGGCCTAAGGGAAAGACTCCTATTTATACTGAATTAGATGATGAAAATGGAGAATTTTCTGAAGCAAGCTCCAATGATAGAAATGAATATTCTgttcaagaagaagaagatggagaCATTGGGGAGTTTGAGGATGATGAATCCACTGAAGCGCCTATGGTTAATAAAGATCAATCAGAAGAAGATGCTCCTGTTTCTGCTGATGGATATGAATACCAAAGAGCTTTGGATAATGTCAGAAACAATAGCATACTTGAAGAAGCAGGCTCTTCTGGGTCCTCTTCACACAGTAGGAAGTTAATGCGCATGGTCTCACCTTCCGTGTCTTCTCAAAAGTTTGGATCACTTTCTGCATTAGATGGCAGGTCCGGCTCCCAATCAAAGAAATTGGTATGTCTCACAGTTGCTTTATAATTCGTATAAAGCTATTGATTCTCTACATTGTTACCTTTCTTgctttttattctaattttccAGGCAGATGACTTAGAAGAAGGAGAGATTGCCATATCTGGAGAGTCTCCTATGAACCAGCAGCATTCAGGTAGCTGGATCCAAGATCGTGATGAAGGTGAAGATGAACAGGTCTTGCAACCCAAGATAAAACGAAAACGTAGTATTCGGCTTCGCCCGCGGTCTGCTAGGGCAGAAGAGAAGCCTAGTGACAAGTTATCTCTTCGTCGTGGTGATCCTACTATGTTACCACTACAGGTAGATAATAAATACAAGACTCAAGCAAGTGATGACAGTGCCCGTAAAGTTCTTGGAGATTCTGGTTGTATTAAATCAGAGAAAATTGATTCATCTATCAAGAGCAAAAGAAATCTACCATCAAGGAGAAATACAGCTAATGTGCAAAGTGCTCTTAAATCTGGGAGAGCGAACTATGAGTCTGCTCTTGCAGATGATGCCTCTGAACAACACCTCAAAGTAAACTTGGACTGTAAAGTTGCGAAGGGGCCTAAAACTAGTGGCCCTAAGATGTCGGAGGTCATCCTGAGAAAGGTATGCTCCTCTTACTGTTTGTATTTTTGTATCAATCAATTTGATACTGGTTCTTATCTACACTACATAGAAAGATATACTTGCTTATCTGCATTTTAGCAATGATTGTGATCCAGGCAAACTGGAGTGGGGAAATGTAATTGGATCACTCTGTTTATCTTGTAAAGTTGAGCCACTTGCTTAGGCAGTTGCAAGTTCTAGTCCTGCATCCTCCTTTCTTCCCCACCACGCACACTCAGTTTTGATATAATTTCGTCTTCCAGCTGTCTGTTACTGAAATAGGCTTTGTTTTAACATGATTTTGTTACAGTGCAAGACTGTTATCGGCAAGCTTCAGAGAAGAATAGATTATGAAGGTCATCAAATAATACCACAGCTGACTGAACTGTGGAAAAGAAATGATTACGCCAGTGGGGATGAAGATAGCCTTTTGGATTTGAGAAAGATTCTCAACCGTCTTGACAGATATGAGTACAGTGGAGTCATGGGGCTTGTTTCTGATGTGCAGCTTATGTTGCAGTCTAGCATGCAGTTTTTTGGTTTTTCATATGAGGTATAATTTTCTTCTGCGAATCCTTCATTGTCCATGTATTCTTTGCGTAATCTCCATATTCATACTCGACTCAGCAGCAATTCCTATAGTTACAAGGTAGTATTAAGTCTTATGTCCCTAGGAAGCTTTTGTTAACATGTTGGTGTG from Salvia splendens isolate huo1 chromosome 4, SspV2, whole genome shotgun sequence encodes the following:
- the LOC121798789 gene encoding ATP-dependent helicase BRM-like encodes the protein MQSGGGHGRSNAASASASPSSSSSAASAFDQQQQQRQQQRQSMAQQFLRKPEGNDAILSYQAGTIQGTPGATNFSAASGSTQLPQQPRKFIDLGQQHGSPNNPDQSYNRSQGVEQQMLNPIQQAYLQYAFQSAQQKPTLGMQSQQQVRPAMFGSLGKDQEMRMANMKMQELVSMQAANQCQGSSSKKPSEQVVQSDKHADNRHRPMPDQRSESKLNHPPLGGQGIQPAPLQALQSQQNIMNMPNNQIAMAAQMQAMQALALEHNIDLSHPANANVVAQLIPLMHSRMAAQQKANENNTGIPSVSFGKQHVTSPSVGNEGSPHGNSSSDVSGQSGSSKVKQAVSPSTLGVSSNAALPNNCSSTSAQQFSVPHMPPRQHSSLGHGMPPMHPSQSPGNLSQGVDSFLAKTSVAEASQAQNARQLNQSPQSVTPSNDGDLCNPSTSQGGPSSQMRQLHTGFTKQQLHVLKAQILAFRRLKQRGDVTLPRELLQAIAPPPLDLQMQQLIPPPTNAGKDKLAGETAEEHTKHVEYSEKGAGAAKSVAGLVNMKTEGPGDDRAAAAATATIQNSVVAAKERRFVGPPGKEEPQHIGSSGKSEQESEPGNQKTLVRIDVAADRGKGIASQSSASDPVQVKKPIQASNTSQPKDSSSTRKYHGPLFDFPVFTRKHESLGSSMMNNNSNLILAYDIKDLFADEGGEIHKRKRAEKIGKIDKILAVNLERKRIRPDLVIRLQIESKKLQLVKCQARLRDEIEQQQQEIMAMPDRPYRKFVRLCERQRQELNRQSQANQKATREKQLKSIFHWRKKLLEAHWASRDARTTRNRGVHKYHEKMLREFSKMKDDDRNKRMEALKNNDVERYREMLLEQQTNLPGEAAERYAVLSSFLSQTEEYLHKLGSKITATKNQQEVEEAANAAATTARAHGLSEEEVRAAAACARDEVMIRNRFSEMNAPRDSQSVNKYYNLAHAVNERVIRQPSMLRAGTLRDYQLVGLQWMLSLYNNKLNGILADEMGLGKTVQVMALIAHLMEFKGNYGPHLIIVPNAVLVNWKSELHNWLPSVSCIYYVGGKDQRAKLFSQEVLAMKFNVLVTTYEFIMYDRSKLSKIDWKYIIIDEAQRMKDRESVLARDLDRYRCQRRLLLTGTPLQNDLKELWSLLNLLLPEVFDNRKAFHDWFSQPFQKEGPAHEDDWLETEKKVIIIHRLHQILEPFMLRRRVEDVEGSLPPKVSIVLKCRMSAIQGAIYDWIKSTGTLRVDPEDEYRKCQKNQNYQAKTYKTLNNRCMELRKACNHPLLNYPYFSDFSKDFLVRSCGKLWVLDRVLMKLQRTGHRVLLFSTMTKLLDIMEEYLQWRRLVFRRIDGMTSLEDRESAIVEFNRPGTDCFIFLLSIRAAGRGLNLQSADTVIIYDPDPNPKNEEQAVARAHRIGQTREVKVIYMEAVVGKISSHQKEDEFRSGGVVDSDDDLAGKDRYVGSIESLIRNNIQQYKIDMADEVINAGRFDQRTTHEERRLTLETLLHDEERYQETVHDVPSLHEVNRMIARSEEEVELFDQMDEELDWAEDMTRYDQVPDWLRANTQEVNTTIANLSKKPSKNALYGGMQPPVEVASEISERRRGRPKGKTPIYTELDDENGEFSEASSNDRNEYSVQEEEDGDIGEFEDDESTEAPMVNKDQSEEDAPVSADGYEYQRALDNVRNNSILEEAGSSGSSSHSRKLMRMVSPSVSSQKFGSLSALDGRSGSQSKKLADDLEEGEIAISGESPMNQQHSGSWIQDRDEGEDEQVLQPKIKRKRSIRLRPRSARAEEKPSDKLSLRRGDPTMLPLQVDNKYKTQASDDSARKVLGDSGCIKSEKIDSSIKSKRNLPSRRNTANVQSALKSGRANYESALADDASEQHLKVNLDCKVAKGPKTSGPKMSEVILRKCKTVIGKLQRRIDYEGHQIIPQLTELWKRNDYASGDEDSLLDLRKILNRLDRYEYSGVMGLVSDVQLMLQSSMQFFGFSYEVRSEAKKVHDLFFDIIAVAFSDTDFREARSSMSFTAPVSMPATWPSSRQLPASQGKRQKLVKEVDSENAPFLNPQTHMHSKFRNSMPHKESRLGSSSSRDLGQLDDTHPFTHPGDLVICKKKRKDREKSAAKSGNGSAGPLSPTGIGRGMKSPGSISGTRDIGLSQHGWGPLSPQQGNSSVGWANPVKKMRTDAGRRRPSHL
- the LOC121800713 gene encoding glutathione S-transferase T3-like; the encoded protein is MGSGAGIPSGEGSGTGGSGGYGSGSNRGKPYTKDESIAVAKAWDAITSDPVVGTDQAEGSFWRRVMFAYEEFKPDGAERRDPEQLRKKWGRILHATKRFASIYENNLRHAESGRSATDVKNLSDGQYHTEGWPKFTLWEEYLVLADCPKFRSIVANEVGTAPGPKRTRHNLVGDYSSGSGSQEFEQSDEQVEEPADTHTRRRRPMGQHASIRSARGGRRASRLSAGASGSRIHQPAPIP